One genomic window of Solanum stenotomum isolate F172 chromosome 9, ASM1918654v1, whole genome shotgun sequence includes the following:
- the LOC125877912 gene encoding defensin D1-like: MAKYTTFLALLFCLFLVAATEIQMAEGKYCWKKSDKWNGPCQYSYKCSYHCKHYYGAKYGICKKYKPWGHKYYWAKYACYCYSPCHY, translated from the exons ATGGCAAAGTACACTACTTTTCTCGCCCTTCTCTTTTGCCTCTTCCTTGTTGCTGCAACTG AAATACAAATGGCAGAAGGGAAATACTGTTGGAAAAAGAGTGACAAGTGGAATGGACCTTGCCAATACTCTTACAAATGTAGTTATCATTGCAAGCACTACTATGGAGCTAAATATGGTATCTGTAAGAAGTATAAACCATGGGGTCACAAATATTACTGGGCAAAATATGCTTGTTATTGCTACTCACCTTGCCACTACTAA
- the LOC125877589 gene encoding uncharacterized protein LOC125877589, producing MDSDEESLNPPAPPDTGDTKEILGNHSMEEDLLTKTRKAVSFKDILTTPYSNIREKQQTQYEDQAVDMIMEERTSSIQNIDDEEGIYLTEAEQQRIYKPWIYSIIIKIIGRKLNHQYLKKKLSTMWRVSEEIVLIDLGYDYYIVKFFKEENLQKTLQQGPWFVNGFVLSIKRWHPNFVASEAKETKSAIWIRLPELPTEFYDHSILARIGKKLGKLVKTDVCTSEALRGRYARMCGSTYRRSGTKKYMHWAL from the coding sequence ATGGACTCCGATGAAGAATCCTTGAATCCTCCTGCCCCACCGGATACAGGAGACACGAAAGAAATTCTGGGAAATCACTCTATGGAGGAAGATTTGCTTACAAAAACAAGAAAGGCAGTGTCGTTCAAGGACATCCTTACTACACCATACTCCAATATACGAGAAAAACAACAAACACAATATGAGGACCAAGCAGTCGATATGATCATGGAAGAACGTACAAGCTCAATTCAAAATATCGACGACGAAGAAGGGATCTATCTCACAGAAGCAGAACAACAGAGAATATACAAGCCATGGATATACTCTATTATAATAAAGATTATCGGACGGAAACTAAATCACCAATATCTGAAAAAGAAACTAAGTACTATGTGGAGAGTCTCTGAGGAAATCGTACTTATAGATCTGGGTTATGACTACTACATAGTAAAAtttttcaaagaagaaaatctaCAAAAAACCTTACAGCAAGGACCGTGGTTTGTAAATGGATTTGTTCTATCAATTAAGAGATGGCATCCAAACTTCGTTGCATCGGAAGCTAAGGAAACAAAGTCGGCAATCTGGATTAGGCTACCAGAATTACCCACTGAATTCTATGACCACTCCATACTAGCACGAATAGGGAAGAAACTTGGGAAACTAGTTAAAACGGATGTATGCACCTCAGAAGCACTCCGAGGAAGATACGCAAGAATGTGTGGAAGTACTTATCGACGTTCCGGTACGAAAAAATATATGCATTGGGCACTATAA